Part of the Rhizobium sp. N324 genome, ACCTTTTCCTGCAATAGGGTGGAGATGGATCGAGCAATAGATGCCAGTCGTTCTTACATTCTAACTTTGCGGTTACAATTGCTGTCAAAGCTGATTAGAGGGGCGACATTGTCAGCCAGTTACAAACGCGACGCTGGCTCTGATGATCAGCCCCGATCCGACCGGCTGGGCCGGGTTGAAAGGGCGGAGCGGGGGCGGGTGAGGGGCACCCATCGGCTTTAGCTTTAAGACGATGCGATCGACGCCTCACTCGGCAGCATCGCGCTTTGCCAGCGCAGCTTTACGGCGTTCGATGACGGCCGGATCGTTCGTAAAATCCTTCCGCCGTCCCGGACCGTGAGCCCGTCGCACATAGCCGTTCTTCTCGCTATTGCTCTTTACCACAGGCTTCGATTGCTGCTCCTGCCGCTCCTTGATATAGGCCAGAACATCGCCGAGCCGCTTGTTCTCGACGATCGCCGCATGCGTCACCCGCTGGTCCTTGTCGAATTAGGGCAGGGAGTGTCCCTTCCACCGCACATCGAGCCGGCCGTCGGCATAGGCATAGGTCTCGACATAGCGACCAGCCAATCCGCGCGTCACGTCGCTCTCCGCCAGCATGATCCGCTTGCGCTCAAACGAAAACGTCAGCTGCGACCCGACATAGCGCTGCTCGCGTTTGCACAGGATCTCCTTCAACCGATCCGGTGCAAGATTTACCGGCCGGTGCAGGTCATCGGATCGGGCAGGGACAATCGCAAACCGCCCATTGTAGTCCACCATGAAGCCCGGCAGAAACGCATTGCCTGCCTCCATGGTGTCGATGCCTGCCAGTCGCAATTCCTTGACCAGACGATCCTGCAGCGTCCGGTTCATCCGCTCGACACGGCCTTTGGCCTGGCTGGAGTTTGCACAGAGAATCTCGATATTTAGCTCCGAGAGTGCCCGCCCGAACTGGGTCATGCCCTGGCCACCCTTGGCATCCTTCTTCGTCACCCGGAACACCGAGTGCTTGTCGGAATAAAAGGCGATCGGCGCCCCGTGCTGCTTCAGATAAAGCTCAAGTGCGTCGAAATAGCTGAAGGCGCTTTCCGAGCGCACGAAGCGCAGCTGCATCAACCGGCCCGTCGCATCATCGACGAACACCAACAGCGAGCACGGATCTCCACGATCTTCGAACCAGCGATGCTCGGACCCGTCGATCTGTACCAGATCGCCATAGGCTTCGCGCCGCAACCGCGGTTGATGAAACGTCCGCCGCTGCTTGCGTGACAGCCACAATCCGGCCTGCGTCATCCAGCCGCGCAACGTCTCGCGCGACACACGCAAGCCATCGCGCTCGGCAAGCTTCTCGGCCGCCAGCGTCGGACCGAAATCCGCATAACGTTCACGAACCAGCGTCACCGCATAATCCCGAACCCCGTCGCTGATCCGGTTGTTCGACGGCCGACCAATCGCCTTATGGCGGATCGACGCCGCGCCGTCGGTGCTGATGCGATCCAACAGCCGCCGCACTTGGCGCTCGCTGAGAGCAAGCACATGCGCCGCCGACGCCATCGTCATCCGGCCAGCGATCACCTTCGACAGAACCTCGATCCGCTGCAGATCACGCTCGCTCATCGCAATCAATCCCATCCGCAATCTCCCACGTCAGCAAATGCGGGGAGTGTGACATTCCAACTTTGCAGAAACAGGACACTTCAACTTTGCGGCTACAGTAGTTGTCAAAGCCGAATAGGGCTGCGACATTGTCAGCCAGTTAGAAACGCGACACTGGCACCGATGATCAGCCCCCGATCCGACCGGCTGGGCCGGGTTGAAAGGGCGGAGCGGGGGCGGGTGAAAGAACACCTCTTCGGCTTTAGCTTTCTCAATAGCAATTGTTCAGTCGCCGGCTGATACTCGCTTTTATCTGAATTGAGCGGGTAGGGATCAAAGCTGCACGATGCTTCCGGAAATCAAGCTGCAGGGTGACGTCGATGTCGCCGCGCTGTCACCTCTTCTTCGCGGCATGCTTCTGTCCGTTGCCTATGCTGACGGTGAGGGTGGCATAGGATTGACCGCGACCGGTGCTATGAACCGCAAATTCGTACATTGGGCCGCTGTGAACTTCCTGTGGCCCGACTTCACAGCTGAAGACCTTTACAGCATGAACAAAGTGCTGAACGAAAGCGACATGCCGCCGCTCTGGGTCGTGCGGGACATGACCCGCCATCTGAAGCTTCTTCGCCGGAAAAAGGATGTGCTGCTGCCAACCAGACGCGGCCGGGAGTTTCTGGTGAACCCGCAAGCCTTCTTCGATCTCGTGGCCACAGACTATCTCTACTCGTATGTCCATGCCACCGAGCGGGAAGCTGAGGTGCAAGCGCGCCTACGCTGGTGGCGCATGTTCCTCAATCTTCTCAATATCAAGGCGAGAGAAGGCTGTACGCCTTTGGACGTCGTGAAGATCCTCTATCCAGACACGGCACCTCTGTCCGCCACCGAAATGACCCTGGAAGCCTGGGAGCTCAAATCCGATCTCCAATATGGCGTCCTGCGGCGCCTGTGCTGGCTGGGCCTGCTTTATGAGGCACGAGAAGGGCTCACGCTTCTTCAAGACGGAGCCTTCCACAAGACGCGCTTTGGTCCGCCTGCCTGCAATTGGAGTCAGATACGCAAAGCGATATCGGCGTGAATTGACGCCCTTTATTCCGCAGCCGGCTGCCTCAATAACGCTTTCTCCCGCCGTGCGATCACCGCCGGATCGTTCATGTAATCCGTTCTCGGCTTGCGTCCACGCTTCTGGTAGCCGTTCCCCGTGCTGCCATCGCGAATGCCGAACATATGGTCCGTCTGCCCAGTTCGCCGTGGTCCGCCCTTGCTGCGCTGCTGCTCCCGCCCAGCCTGCAGCTCGGCGACAACAGACAGCATGTCGTCCAACCGCTTGTTATCGACGACCTCGGCGCGATGCACGGAGCGTAACGTGTCAAAGGTTCGGTAGGGCAGGGCAAAGCTCTCGTGCATGATCTCGAGGCGCCCGTCCGGATAGTCGCAAACGACGACCTTCTTACCCGCCAGGGACCTGGAAAGATCTGTCGGATCAAGGATGAACAGCACCTTGTCATAGCGCAGCGTCAAAGCCTGCGACAGCGTGCGAACTTCCTTGCGGCACATGGCGCCATCGAGGTTCTCGTGGTCGGCCAACGGCCGGTGCATGTCCTTCGGATTACGCGGCTGTTTGCCAAAACGCGCGTTGAAATCCGCAATGAACTCAGGCGCATAGGCGTTGGCTTCCTCGATCGTGTCGATGCCGCGCAGCCGCATTTCCTTGACCAGCCGATCCTGCAGTGTCTGGTTCGCACGTTCGACGCGGCCTTTGGCCTGCGGGGTATTGGCACAGATGATGTCGATGTTCAGCTCATAAAGCGCGCGGCCGAATTGTGTCAGGCCGCTCGTCCGGTCCTTCTCCGACGCATGGGTCGAACGAAAGACGCCGTGCTTGTCACTGTAGAAGGCCAGCGGTTTGCCCCATTGCTGCAGATAGGCCTTGGTCGCGTGCAGATAGTCGAAGGTGTTCTCCGAGCCGGCAAACCGTAGATGCAGCAGCTTGCCGGTGGCGTCGTCGATATAGACGAGCAGGGCGCATTTGGGCCCACGGTTCTCGAACCACCAGTGATGCGAGCCATCGATCTGTACCAGTTCGCCAAAGCAATCACGTCGGCCGCGTGGCTGGAAAACCCGCTTCTTGCGTTCCCGACGCGAGACCCAGATGCCGGCCTCGGTCATCCATTGCCGCAGGGTCTCCTTGGCGACCGAGATCCGGTGCAGCTCGATCAGCTTCTCACGCGCCAGCGTCGGACCGAAATCCAGATAGCGTTCACGGATCAGATTCAGCGCCGCATTGCGAAACTCCTCGCTATGGCGCCGGTTGCTCGGTCGCGATCGCTTCTTGGAAACAAGCCCGGCCGGACCATCCCGGTCATAGGCCTGCAGCAGCCGATGGACCTGACTTCGACTGAGGTCGAGCCGTTCGGCGGCCTGCACAACGCTCAGGCGTTCGTCACGGATCTTCTGGATGAGTTCGAGGCGATGCAATTCTTTCTGCGACATAGTGATCATAAAGGACATGACGACTCCGACCGCTCATGGTCTCGACCAGGCTGAAGATCGTCATCCTTGCTCCCAACGTTGGCTTTGACCAGTGCGTCGAGAGGCGAGACTGTCGCATCTCTAACTGGCCCAACTGTCGCATTACTAAATAGCCGCTACAGCACCAAATAGCATAATGCACGTTATGGAACTTTACGCTGAACCGGCCGCGATAGTTACAAGCAGGTCCTTGGCATCGATCTAGTCGCCGGCTTTGACGAGAACTTCGGCGATCGTGCCGTTCTCCTCGGCGTGAATTGCCGTTTCCACCTTCATCGCTTCGGTCGACACCAGCACATCGTCGGCATTGATCGCCTGTCCGGGCGACACAAAGACGCGCGAGATGGCGCCCGGCATCGGTGCGCCGACATGAGCGGCATTGCCGGGTTCGGCCTTGGGTGCGAAGACGGCGGCCGGTGACGCTGAGGAATTTTGCGAGCTCTTGCTGTTGGTTCCTCGCGGACCCGAGCCGCATCTCGTTGTGCACCTAACCGGCTCGGTTCACGTGACAACAAACACAAGAACATCTGGTTGTTTCTATCGAGTTTGGCGCAGGAGGCGCAGGAGGCGCAGGAGGAAAATCAACATGACTGTCGCGGCTAGGCCCATGATTGCCAAAGCGTATAGGCCTGTGGAAAACCTCCGGGCTGACTACGGAGATACCCTATAACGAACGGCCCCACAAATGCTCCTAGGTTCCCGAGTGAGTTAATGAATGCGATCCCGCCGGCGGCAGCGGAGCCACTAAAGAAGCAGAAGGCAGCGCCCAAAGGGTCCCTTGCAACCCAATATGCCGCGCATGAGCATCCCTCGCCAGAACCCGTCAGGGCCGGGTTGATCTACCGTACGGCCGGGGCAATACTCCAGGATTGGCTTAGCTCCTCCGATGCGTCAAAATTCCGCTTGATGAGTGCCATATCAAGGCATAACCAATCGGCCATTCTCCGATTCCCGGAGAATTGCCGGACATGACTTGGAGCAGGTGCCATTTCTCCGCAGCCATCCCGGATATTGCAAAAGGACCGATACCATGTGCTTTGAATGCAATTCCTCCCCACTCAGCCGTCGCTCCCTGCTGAAATTTGCCGGCATCGGAGGCGTGGCCGTCATGACTGCAGGCTTTGACATCACCATGCCGGCATTCGCCTCGAACGCTCCCGCCCTCCTGCCGGATGAAGCACTGGCAAAACTCCAGGAAGGCAACAAGAAATTCGTCGCCGACACGGAAGCCTGCGCCGCCAATATTTCCAAGCGCCGGCAGGACGTCGCCAAGAGCCAGGCACCTTGGGCGATCGTGCTGACCTGTTCCGACAGCCGTGTCGTGCCGGAACTTGTATTCGGCGGCGTGACGCTCGGCGAACTCTTCGTCGCCCGCAATGCCG contains:
- a CDS encoding ISNCY-like element ISRel10 family transposase — translated: MSFMITMSQKELHRLELIQKIRDERLSVVQAAERLDLSRSQVHRLLQAYDRDGPAGLVSKKRSRPSNRRHSEEFRNAALNLIRERYLDFGPTLAREKLIELHRISVAKETLRQWMTEAGIWVSRRERKKRVFQPRGRRDCFGELVQIDGSHHWWFENRGPKCALLVYIDDATGKLLHLRFAGSENTFDYLHATKAYLQQWGKPLAFYSDKHGVFRSTHASEKDRTSGLTQFGRALYELNIDIICANTPQAKGRVERANQTLQDRLVKEMRLRGIDTIEEANAYAPEFIADFNARFGKQPRNPKDMHRPLADHENLDGAMCRKEVRTLSQALTLRYDKVLFILDPTDLSRSLAGKKVVVCDYPDGRLEIMHESFALPYRTFDTLRSVHRAEVVDNKRLDDMLSVVAELQAGREQQRSKGGPRRTGQTDHMFGIRDGSTGNGYQKRGRKPRTDYMNDPAVIARREKALLRQPAAE